A region of Pempheris klunzingeri isolate RE-2024b chromosome 15, fPemKlu1.hap1, whole genome shotgun sequence DNA encodes the following proteins:
- the erich2 gene encoding glutamate-rich protein 2: protein MNKPNERSLKESINITPRIQEQFQLTAVPDEPPDSAGGMTHAPPAIERPPTHEANEQSEEEDDEDEDIKAPLVLLMKFLTAVMDREFRVASRLCQMILIYEPDNTEASEFLQLIQGKLLQELEAEQSAEEDEEEEDEDEDDDNDDDDDDDDDDDDQDEGDGDSKSDGSDEESSQSSSSSSSPSDDDEEEEKQVSRHKPCPPPHSYP from the exons ATGAACAAGCCCAATG AGCGCTCATTAAAGGAATCCATCAACATTACGCCAAG GATCCAAGAACAGTTCCAGCTGACTGCGGTGCCCGATGAGCCTCCAGATTCGGCAG GAGGAATGACACATGCTCCCCCGGCAATTGAGCGTCCTCCCACGCATGAAGCGAACGaacagagtgaggaagaggacgaTGAGGATGAAGACATTAAGGCGCCGCTggtgctgttaatgaag TTCCTCACAGCTGTGATGGACAGAGAGTTTCGGGTGGCCAGCAGACTGTGTCAGATGA TTCTCATCTATGAACCAGACAATACTGAGGCCTCTGAGTTTCTCCAGCTGATCCAGGGGAAGCTGCTGCAGG AGCtagaggcagagcagagcgctgaggaagatgaagaagaagaagatgaggatgaggatgacgacaatgacgacgacgacgacgacgacgacgacgatgatgatcaAGATGAGGGTGACGGTGACTCTAAGAGCGATGGGAGTGACGAGGAATCCTCTCAGAGCTCAAGCTCCTCGTCTTCACCGtcagatgatgatgaggaagaagagaagcaAGTGAGCAGACACAAGCcgtgtcctcctcctcacagttACCCCTGA
- the LOC139214308 gene encoding kidney mitochondrial carrier protein 1, which produces MSNVNWKPFVYGGLASVTAECGTFPIDLAKTRLQVQGQVGDSKYREIRYRGMLHAMARIGREEGLRALYSGIAPAMLRQASYGTIKIGTYQSFKRLLVDRPEDETLLTNVMCGVLSGVISSSIANPTDVLKIRMQAQGNVIQGSMMGNFINIYQEEGTRGLWKGVSLTAQRAAIVVGVELPVYDITKKHLILSGHMGDTVYTHFLSSFVCGLAGALASNPVDVVRTRMMNQRGGALYQGTLDCLLQTWRSEGFMALYKGFFPNWLRLGPWNIIFFLTYEQLKKIDV; this is translated from the exons atgtctaACGTGAACTGGAAGCCCTTTGTCTACGGGGGGCTGGCGTCTGTGACGGCGGAATGCG GGACGTTCCCCATCGACCTGGCGAAGACTCGGCTTCAGGTCCAAGGCCAAGTGGGCGACAGCAAATACCGAGAGATCCGCTACAGGGGCATGCTCCATGCCATGGCCCGGatagggagggaggaggggctCCGCGCTCTGTACTCGGG AATAGCTCCTGCCATGCTGCGCCAGGCCTCCTACGGGACCATCAAAATTGGCACATACCAGAGCTTTAAGCGGCTGCTGGTTGATAGACCAGAGG aTGAGACATTGCTGACTAATGTGATGTGTGGTGTTCTCTCTGGGgtcatctcctcctccatcgcCAACCCCACTGATGTGCTGAAG ATCCGCATGCAGGCTCAGGGAAATGTGATCCAGGGCAGCATGATGGGCAACTTCATCAACATCTACCAGGAGGAGGGAACACGAGGACTGTGGAAG GGCGTCTCTCTAACGGCTCAGCGGGCGGCCATCGTGGTCGGGGTCGAGCTACCGGTCTATGACATCACCAAGAAGCATCTGATCCTGTCGGGTCACATGGGGgacactgtgtacacacacttcCT GTCCAGCTTTGTGTGCGGTCTAGCGGGGGCTTTGGCCTCCAACCCGGTGGACGTTGTCCGGACGCGCATGATGAACCAGAGGGGAGGGGCTCTGTACCAGGGAACACTGGACTGTTTACTGCAG acGTGGCGCTCCGAGGGCTTCATGGCCCTCTACAAGGGTTTCTTTCCCAACTGGCTCCGCCTGGGACCATGGAACATCATT TTTTTCCTCACCTACGAACAGCTGAAGAAGATCGACGTCTGA